The following are from one region of the Alkalimarinus sediminis genome:
- a CDS encoding helix-turn-helix domain-containing protein, which translates to MSLDSPQIISKMVRGLVNHLAKKGVARKLMLSQLSITEEDLNNPDYFFPLSTYNELYLFGVAQTGDECLGLSFGAHSDPDVGSQFGLLACTCETVTDVLKYQLRYSTLVRNFDLFELIPEGEYLYVRWSSQSPVTFHLVEEIFARRSAFIHNYVIVPTHTIFRRVDFKHGLGGRDQADIERVLECPVRFNQPYDQIICNRAALDYPLKAPDRGLLNFYEELAQKKLLELSNNSIVEKVTGLLIKALPEVPSLERLSQELSLSPRTLQRQLQQNGCSLKELYNETKRKVALEFLRSGHSLMTISIKLGFSEQSAFQRAFKRWQGCTPKEYQMWYLNNSNTEECL; encoded by the coding sequence ATGAGCTTGGATTCTCCTCAAATAATCAGCAAAATGGTTAGAGGCTTGGTAAACCATTTAGCAAAAAAAGGTGTTGCTCGTAAGCTGATGTTGAGTCAGTTAAGTATTACTGAAGAAGACCTTAATAACCCTGATTATTTTTTCCCCCTCAGCACTTATAACGAGCTGTACCTTTTTGGAGTGGCTCAGACCGGTGACGAATGTCTAGGTTTATCGTTTGGTGCTCACTCAGATCCCGATGTTGGAAGTCAGTTTGGGTTGCTTGCTTGTACCTGTGAAACAGTGACTGATGTATTAAAGTATCAGCTTCGTTACTCAACCCTAGTGCGAAACTTTGACTTGTTTGAATTAATTCCTGAAGGTGAATACCTCTATGTCCGTTGGAGCAGTCAATCACCTGTGACGTTTCACTTGGTAGAAGAGATCTTTGCCCGTAGAAGTGCTTTTATTCATAACTATGTCATCGTACCCACACATACTATATTCAGACGAGTTGACTTCAAGCATGGGCTTGGGGGAAGAGATCAGGCTGACATAGAGCGAGTGTTAGAGTGCCCGGTAAGATTTAACCAACCTTACGATCAAATTATTTGTAACAGAGCCGCTTTAGACTATCCGCTAAAAGCGCCTGACCGAGGCTTACTCAATTTTTATGAAGAGCTTGCGCAAAAGAAGTTATTAGAGCTTTCCAATAATAGTATTGTTGAAAAAGTAACGGGGCTACTGATTAAGGCTCTGCCTGAAGTGCCCTCCCTGGAGCGACTTAGTCAAGAATTATCTCTCAGCCCCAGGACATTGCAACGTCAACTGCAACAAAATGGGTGTAGCCTAAAAGAGCTGTATAACGAAACCAAACGCAAGGTTGCCTTAGAATTTCTGCGGTCAGGGCACTCATTGATGACGATATCAATCAAACTAGGCTTCTCAGAGCAAAGTGCATTTCAGCGTGCTTTTAAGCGTTGGCAAGGCTGTACACCGAAAGAATATCAAATGTGGTATCTAAATAATTCAAATACTGAGGAATGCTTATAA
- a CDS encoding AMP-binding protein, protein MNNGNKLYPTPLEKVAHWVKTTPNSVFLRQPINGQYKDFTWKEVDNQARRIASALLALGLEKGDRVAILAKNSAEWFITDYAIQLASLISVPLYPMQSPESIEYVINHSESKAIVIGKLDAAKSMESGIPAGVTRIGMPYDIDMKIDLKWNDLLAKNEPIQENPVHGMDDLMTLIYTSGTTGNPKGVMHTYGTYSFGAQNAVEALPVNSDDRFLSFLPLSHIAERFMVLGCATYSGAQVSFVESLDTFAENLQATLPTVFFAVPRLWKKFQQQITAKMPQEKLDKLLRIPLLNRIVRSKIKKALGLNKARMVVSGASPIAKSLLEWYAKIGIDINEGYGMTENLAYGPAINMPGAVKLGSVGSTSALPHSEVRITEDGEIIVRSPSLMKGYYLEPEKTAETIRDGWLHTGDRGELDSDGYLTITGRVKDVFKTSKGKFVQPNNIEGLLMRNTNIEQICVTGSGHSQPIVLIELTEDAKSRLPEGAKAIEDDIMATVAQVNKELEHHEIIDRVFVVDEVWTPENGMLTPTMKIKRNEVEKKYTPLCEKYRDSKTRFVWESQEA, encoded by the coding sequence ATGAACAACGGTAATAAACTCTATCCTACTCCTCTAGAAAAAGTCGCACATTGGGTAAAAACAACGCCTAATAGTGTATTCCTACGCCAGCCTATCAATGGCCAATACAAAGATTTTACTTGGAAAGAAGTAGATAATCAGGCAAGACGCATCGCTTCAGCACTATTGGCTTTGGGATTGGAAAAAGGCGACAGAGTTGCCATTTTGGCTAAAAATTCAGCTGAGTGGTTTATTACCGATTATGCCATCCAGTTAGCAAGTTTAATCAGTGTGCCTCTCTACCCAATGCAGTCGCCTGAGTCGATTGAGTACGTCATCAATCACAGTGAGTCAAAAGCGATTGTTATCGGTAAACTTGATGCTGCTAAGAGCATGGAGTCAGGTATCCCAGCAGGCGTAACGCGTATTGGTATGCCTTATGATATCGATATGAAAATTGATCTAAAGTGGAATGACCTTCTGGCGAAAAACGAACCTATTCAAGAGAACCCAGTACATGGCATGGACGACCTGATGACACTTATCTACACGTCAGGTACAACGGGTAATCCAAAAGGGGTTATGCATACTTACGGTACTTATAGTTTTGGTGCTCAAAACGCAGTTGAAGCTCTGCCTGTTAACTCAGATGACCGGTTCTTATCATTCTTGCCGCTATCTCATATCGCAGAACGTTTTATGGTTTTAGGCTGTGCAACGTACTCAGGTGCGCAGGTCTCATTTGTAGAGTCACTTGATACGTTTGCTGAAAACCTACAAGCCACTTTGCCAACAGTATTCTTTGCTGTACCTCGTTTGTGGAAGAAGTTCCAGCAGCAGATTACAGCAAAAATGCCTCAAGAAAAGCTAGACAAGTTGTTACGTATACCGCTGCTTAACCGTATTGTCCGCTCGAAGATCAAAAAAGCATTGGGCTTAAATAAAGCACGTATGGTTGTTTCTGGTGCATCACCTATCGCCAAGAGTCTTCTAGAGTGGTACGCGAAGATCGGTATCGATATCAATGAAGGCTATGGTATGACTGAAAACTTGGCTTATGGTCCTGCGATCAACATGCCAGGAGCCGTTAAGCTAGGCAGTGTTGGCTCGACTTCTGCATTGCCACATAGTGAAGTGCGAATTACAGAAGACGGTGAAATTATCGTACGCTCACCATCGCTTATGAAAGGTTACTACCTGGAGCCTGAAAAAACTGCAGAAACTATCAGAGATGGTTGGTTGCACACAGGTGACCGTGGTGAACTCGATAGCGATGGTTATCTGACTATTACTGGCCGTGTTAAAGATGTGTTCAAAACATCTAAAGGTAAGTTCGTACAGCCTAATAATATCGAAGGGTTGTTAATGCGTAACACAAATATTGAACAGATTTGTGTGACCGGTTCTGGCCACTCACAGCCAATCGTACTGATTGAGTTAACTGAAGATGCGAAATCTCGTCTACCTGAAGGCGCAAAAGCGATTGAAGATGACATCATGGCAACAGTGGCTCAGGTGAATAAAGAGCTTGAGCATCACGAGATTATTGATCGCGTATTCGTTGTTGATGAGGTGTGGACGCCAGAGAACGGAATGTTAACCCCAACAATGAAGATAAAGCGTAACGAAGTTGAGAAAAAATATACACCGCTATGCGAAAAGTATCGTGACTCAAAAACTCGCTTTGTGTGGGAATCACAGGAAGCCTAA